From one Rosa rugosa chromosome 4, drRosRugo1.1, whole genome shotgun sequence genomic stretch:
- the LOC133744544 gene encoding uncharacterized protein LOC133744544: protein MNTTPIVVAVVGVLLVTGPPGVGKTTLIVKVFETLKSSNPNLKIQGFYISEVRQGGERVGFQVVTLDGRTAPLASSIISSPESLRWPTVGKYKVDVASFESLAVPELQVREDTDLFVIDEVGKMELFGSSFFPAVLRVLESNVPVLASVPIPKVGRDIPAG from the exons atgaaTACGACCCCTATCGTGGTGGCGGTGGTGGGAGT CTTGCTGGTGACTGGACCTCCG GGTGTTGGTAAAACCACTCTAATAGTGAAAGTCTTTGAAACCCTGAAATCCTCAAACCCTAACTTAAAGATTCAAGGTTTCTACATCA GTGAGGTTAGACAAGGAGGTGAGAGAGTTGGGTTCCAGGTGGTCACATTAGACGGCCGTACCGCTCCGCTTGCCTCATCCATCATTTCCAG CCCTGAATCTTTGAGATGGCCCACTGTGGGGAAGTACAAAGTTGATGTTGCGTCGTTTGAGTCCTTGGCAGTTCCTGAATTGCAG GTAAGAGAAGATACTGACCTATTTGTCATCGATGAAGTCGGTAAGATGGAGTTGTTCGGTTCATCTTTCTTCCCTGCTGTCTTAAGAGTGCTGGAATCCAATGTTCCAGTCTTGGCGTCAGTTCCAATTCCAAAAGTTGGCCGCGATATACCAGCAG GATAA